A window from Acidobacteriota bacterium encodes these proteins:
- a CDS encoding transcriptional repressor translates to MTEQSTTAAYIDSLRPPGSKRSSKRDRIVDVFLRQNGHLTADDLVDLIRKEDQRISRATVYRTLAWMEAAGIARKVDFGEGRFRFEHSYRHPRHFHLICKNCNQSMEFLSSDIEQMIEEVAEARAFTVSQAVVQLYGTCEACRTGRAPTRRLASTESLFARDALRIAIATERSGREFYLRAAAMTNDARARAIFEQLSTDEDDHLDRLERRYRQLLAAEPDLEDQPQFLFFKGAANGLFSAGVDALRNVTSDKEALMLGIKCERGSHRFFKRYGQKFEDSEGKRIFLEFADEERDHLELLIREYRILTRKNKGENASTARGQAGA, encoded by the coding sequence ATGACAGAGCAGTCAACGACAGCAGCCTATATCGACAGCCTGCGCCCGCCGGGCAGCAAACGGTCGAGCAAGCGCGATCGGATCGTCGACGTGTTCCTGCGTCAGAACGGTCACCTGACGGCCGACGACCTCGTGGACCTGATCCGCAAGGAAGACCAGCGGATCAGTCGGGCCACCGTGTATCGCACGCTCGCCTGGATGGAGGCCGCCGGCATCGCCAGGAAGGTCGACTTCGGCGAGGGCCGTTTCAGGTTCGAGCACAGCTATCGCCACCCGCGCCACTTCCACCTGATCTGCAAGAACTGCAACCAGTCGATGGAGTTCCTCAGCTCCGACATCGAGCAGATGATCGAGGAGGTTGCCGAGGCGCGCGCCTTCACCGTGTCGCAGGCCGTGGTCCAGTTGTACGGCACGTGCGAGGCCTGCCGCACCGGCCGTGCGCCAACGCGACGACTGGCGTCCACCGAATCGCTCTTCGCGCGTGACGCACTGCGGATTGCCATCGCCACCGAGCGCTCGGGCCGGGAGTTCTACCTGCGAGCCGCCGCGATGACAAACGACGCGCGTGCCCGCGCCATCTTCGAGCAGTTGTCGACCGACGAGGACGACCACCTGGATCGGCTCGAGCGCCGCTATCGCCAGCTGCTTGCCGCCGAACCGGACCTCGAGGACCAGCCGCAGTTCCTCTTCTTCAAGGGGGCCGCGAACGGGCTGTTCTCGGCCGGTGTCGACGCACTGCGCAACGTGACGAGCGACAAGGAGGCGCTGATGCTCGGCATCAAGTGCGAGCGTGGCTCCCATCGGTTCTTCAAGCGGTATGGCCAGAAGTTCGAGGACTCCGAAGGCAAGCGCATCTTCCTCGAGTTCGCCGACGAGGAGCGCGACCATCTCGAGTTGCTGATCCGCGAGTACCGCATTCTCACGCGCAAGAACAAGGGCGAGAACGCAAGCACGGCCAGGGGCCAGGCCGGCGCGTGA
- a CDS encoding ATP-binding cassette domain-containing protein, with product MTAPDPVVRCSGVVKDYRGLRPLRLLDLSIAAGERVVLSGIDVVGAEVVTNLINGATLPDTGEVRVFGQPTQAIVDGDAWLAGLDRFGVMTARAVLLEGMTVRQNIALPLTIEIDPVPDALVPQVDALAEEAGVDPVWFTSLAHAAPIPVRMRIHLARALALAPSLMLLEHPTAALDAQDRPSLADDVRRVCEARGMTVLACSQDREFARRVATRHLQLHPGTGALTSLALA from the coding sequence GTGACGGCGCCGGACCCCGTCGTCCGCTGCAGCGGCGTGGTCAAGGACTACCGCGGACTGCGACCGCTGCGCCTGCTCGATCTGTCGATCGCGGCGGGCGAGCGCGTGGTGCTGAGTGGCATCGACGTCGTGGGTGCCGAGGTCGTGACGAACCTGATCAACGGCGCGACGCTACCGGACACGGGAGAAGTACGCGTCTTCGGCCAGCCGACGCAGGCGATCGTCGACGGGGACGCGTGGCTGGCCGGCCTCGATCGCTTCGGCGTGATGACGGCGCGAGCCGTGCTCCTCGAAGGCATGACGGTGCGCCAGAACATCGCCCTGCCGCTGACGATCGAGATCGATCCCGTGCCGGATGCGCTCGTGCCGCAGGTCGACGCGCTGGCCGAGGAAGCCGGCGTCGATCCCGTCTGGTTCACGAGTCTGGCGCACGCCGCGCCCATCCCGGTACGGATGCGCATCCACCTGGCTCGCGCGCTCGCGCTGGCACCGTCGCTGATGCTGCTCGAACATCCGACGGCGGCGCTCGACGCACAGGATCGGCCGTCGCTGGCCGACGATGTGCGGCGCGTGTGTGAGGCGCGCGGGATGACGGTGCTGGCGTGCAGTCAGGACCGCGAGTTCGCCAGGCGCGTGGCCACACGGCACCTGCAGTTGCACCCCGGAACGGGCGCGCTCACCTCCCTCGCCCTCGCATAA
- a CDS encoding haloacid dehalogenase-like hydrolase gives MPTLLLFDIDGTLIMTGGAGFRAIQKAVDLTMGVERGLDGIPVAGRTDSIILRDAVRALDGSDITIDLRDRIRDTYMGTLRDEIDKVQGGPGVLPGVRALLDLLAGDPAFHVALLTGNFSQTAAIKLGYFDLWRHFDWGAFGEDAVDRNDLLPVALDRYRARTGHDIAPADVVVIGDTPNDVEVAKVGRTRSVGVSTGHFDRASLEEAGADVVFDDFSDVAAVLRVLQGRVPGT, from the coding sequence ATGCCTACGCTCCTGCTGTTCGACATCGACGGCACCCTCATCATGACCGGCGGTGCCGGGTTTCGCGCCATCCAGAAGGCCGTGGACCTGACGATGGGCGTGGAACGCGGTCTGGACGGCATCCCCGTGGCGGGACGCACCGACAGCATCATCCTGCGCGACGCGGTGAGGGCCCTCGACGGAAGCGACATCACCATCGACCTGCGCGATCGCATCCGCGACACGTACATGGGGACGCTGCGCGACGAGATCGACAAGGTGCAGGGCGGTCCTGGCGTGTTGCCCGGCGTACGGGCCCTGCTCGACCTCCTCGCCGGCGATCCCGCGTTCCATGTTGCGCTGCTCACGGGGAATTTCTCGCAGACGGCCGCCATCAAGCTCGGATACTTCGACCTGTGGCGCCATTTCGACTGGGGGGCGTTCGGTGAGGACGCCGTCGACAGGAACGATCTGCTGCCGGTGGCGCTCGATCGCTATCGCGCCCGTACAGGACACGACATCGCGCCAGCTGACGTCGTGGTGATCGGAGACACGCCCAACGATGTCGAAGTGGCGAAGGTCGGCCGGACCCGTTCGGTGGGCGTCTCGACAGGGCACTTCGACAGGGCGTCGCTCGAGGAGGCCGGGGCCGACGTCGTGTTCGACGACTTCAGCGACGTGGCGGCGGTGCTGCGGGTGCTGCAGGGACGGGTGCCCGGCACGTGA
- a CDS encoding cold shock domain-containing protein: MPSGTIARLLIDKGFGFIRDEAGVEHFFHRSAVRGAVFELLREGQRVEFTAEDSGKGPRAGDVRLLDA, encoded by the coding sequence ATGCCGTCGGGAACCATTGCTCGCCTGCTCATCGACAAGGGCTTCGGCTTCATTCGCGATGAAGCAGGTGTTGAACACTTCTTCCATCGTAGCGCCGTCCGCGGCGCTGTTTTCGAGTTGCTGCGCGAGGGTCAGCGCGTCGAGTTCACCGCCGAGGACTCCGGCAAGGGTCCGCGCGCGGGAGACGTCCGCCTGCTCGACGCGTAG
- a CDS encoding S1 RNA-binding domain-containing protein: MTEPEQDEFAALFEASTRAASFTRGQTIEGTIVGIGAEVALVDIGAKSEAVLDVAELQDEAGALEAAVGDRIQAVVIETAGGIKLSRRLARKAATDKELEDAFHARLPVEGTVQGVVKGGYEVRVARTRAFCPFSQIDIFRTEDPEVHVGQTYTFRITEFRDSGRSIVLSRRQILEVEQQARAEEVRRSVVPGAVLTGRVVSVPTFGAFVDLGGGVQGLLHVSEMGWSRVAAASEAVKVGDTLTVKVLRVDEATQKIALGLKQLAEDPWTKVAGEYAIGQVRPGRVTRIAEFGAFIELEPGVEALAHASTFAPTGQRDGWRRTIKVGTAGTFQVLAIDADKKRIAVQMLPEGTTEASLAEEAADQAAATSRATVTKVEGFGSLADKLRGALGPR; encoded by the coding sequence ATGACTGAACCAGAGCAGGACGAGTTCGCGGCACTCTTCGAGGCGTCGACCCGGGCGGCGTCGTTCACCAGAGGCCAGACGATCGAGGGCACCATCGTCGGGATCGGCGCGGAGGTGGCGCTCGTGGACATCGGCGCCAAAAGCGAAGCCGTTCTCGACGTCGCCGAACTGCAAGACGAGGCCGGCGCGCTCGAGGCGGCGGTCGGCGACCGCATCCAGGCCGTGGTGATCGAGACGGCGGGTGGCATCAAGCTGTCGCGCCGTCTCGCCCGCAAGGCCGCCACCGACAAGGAACTGGAAGACGCCTTCCATGCCCGCCTCCCCGTCGAGGGGACGGTCCAGGGCGTGGTGAAGGGCGGCTACGAGGTGCGCGTCGCGCGCACGCGCGCCTTCTGCCCGTTCTCGCAGATCGACATCTTCCGCACCGAGGATCCGGAGGTCCACGTCGGGCAGACCTACACGTTCCGCATCACCGAGTTCCGCGACAGCGGCCGCAGCATCGTGCTGTCGCGCCGGCAGATCCTCGAAGTGGAGCAGCAGGCCAGGGCGGAGGAGGTCAGGCGTTCGGTTGTGCCGGGAGCGGTGCTCACCGGCCGCGTCGTGTCGGTGCCCACGTTCGGGGCCTTCGTGGATCTCGGCGGAGGCGTGCAGGGGTTGCTGCACGTGTCGGAGATGGGCTGGTCGCGCGTGGCCGCCGCGTCGGAGGCCGTGAAGGTGGGCGACACGCTCACCGTCAAGGTGCTGCGTGTTGACGAGGCGACGCAGAAGATCGCGCTCGGTCTCAAGCAACTCGCCGAGGATCCGTGGACGAAGGTGGCGGGCGAGTACGCCATCGGACAGGTGCGGCCGGGACGCGTGACGCGCATCGCGGAATTCGGGGCGTTCATCGAACTGGAACCCGGCGTGGAAGCACTGGCCCATGCGTCGACGTTCGCCCCGACGGGGCAGCGCGACGGCTGGCGCAGGACCATCAAGGTGGGCACGGCGGGCACGTTCCAGGTGCTCGCGATCGACGCCGACAAGAAGCGCATCGCCGTGCAGATGCTGCCCGAAGGCACTACCGAAGCGAGCCTCGCCGAGGAAGCCGCCGATCAGGCGGCCGCGACATCGAGAGCCACGGTCACGAAGGTCGAGGGATTCGGATCGCTCGCCGACAAGCTGCGCGGCGCGCTCGGCCCCCGCTGA
- a CDS encoding trypsin-like peptidase domain-containing protein, producing the protein MLRGRTYEWRETVDLTAGATATIALTADNAETRTAAPSVGTPGAPPTMDHWDILVEWQDSVVEVWTPLMHATGLVIDTTGFIATSQRVLKGATQVEVQVTPLTKVAATVVASNEERDVAILRVDPELLLSRRQVPLDCASPARDVSRGQVLGAIGMPMRRQPTAARGVVFRLEPGAVTADFDVPLDSPGGPAFATDGTLVGLTSPVETVRESDPPIRVVRIGALCEVLTAARAAMPTPPPSRIALPVEPVQVVTDDVVREGVKQRTGSLTSPRVSSSGFDVDLITPVTAYASEYAMDFGQWSRYVADKPAVLLVRAAPRQVESLWMKVARGAALTQGIALPPIKRYEPGFANLRARCGTGDIIPIHPFIVERRISETAAIREGLYVFAPDAFGPHCGTITLEIASEKTPDKTESVRLTGPMLERIWQDMAPFREPPPAR; encoded by the coding sequence GTGCTGCGCGGCAGGACGTACGAGTGGCGCGAGACAGTCGATCTGACGGCTGGTGCGACCGCCACGATCGCGCTGACAGCCGACAACGCCGAGACACGTACGGCGGCTCCGTCGGTCGGCACGCCTGGCGCGCCGCCGACCATGGACCACTGGGACATCCTGGTGGAATGGCAGGACAGCGTCGTCGAGGTGTGGACGCCGCTGATGCACGCCACGGGGCTGGTGATCGACACCACGGGATTCATCGCCACGTCACAACGCGTCCTGAAGGGCGCCACGCAGGTCGAAGTACAGGTCACGCCGCTCACGAAGGTCGCGGCAACAGTGGTCGCCTCGAACGAGGAGCGTGACGTCGCCATCCTCCGCGTCGATCCAGAGTTGCTGCTGTCGCGCCGACAGGTGCCGCTCGACTGCGCATCGCCCGCGCGCGACGTGTCGCGCGGACAGGTGCTCGGCGCCATCGGCATGCCCATGCGCCGCCAGCCCACCGCGGCGCGGGGCGTCGTGTTCCGCCTGGAACCGGGGGCTGTCACCGCTGATTTCGATGTGCCCCTCGACAGTCCCGGCGGGCCGGCCTTTGCCACCGACGGCACGCTCGTCGGGCTCACGTCGCCCGTCGAAACGGTACGTGAATCGGATCCACCGATCCGCGTGGTGCGGATCGGCGCGTTGTGCGAGGTGCTCACTGCCGCGCGAGCGGCCATGCCGACACCGCCACCATCCCGCATCGCGCTGCCCGTGGAACCCGTGCAGGTGGTGACAGACGATGTGGTGCGCGAGGGCGTGAAGCAGCGTACGGGCAGCCTCACGTCGCCGCGCGTCTCCTCGTCGGGGTTCGACGTGGACCTGATCACGCCGGTGACGGCCTACGCCAGCGAGTACGCGATGGACTTCGGTCAGTGGTCGCGCTACGTCGCCGACAAGCCGGCCGTGCTGCTGGTGCGCGCGGCGCCGCGGCAGGTTGAGAGCCTGTGGATGAAAGTGGCGAGAGGCGCGGCGCTCACGCAGGGCATCGCGCTGCCGCCGATCAAGCGATACGAACCGGGGTTCGCCAACCTGCGCGCGCGCTGCGGCACCGGCGACATCATCCCCATCCACCCCTTCATCGTCGAGCGCCGCATCTCCGAGACCGCCGCCATCAGGGAAGGGCTGTACGTGTTCGCGCCCGACGCCTTCGGACCGCACTGCGGAACGATCACGCTGGAGATCGCCTCTGAAAAGACACCCGACAAGACGGAGTCGGTACGCCTCACGGGGCCGATGCTCGAACGCATCTGGCAGGACATGGCGCCGTTCCGCGAGCCGCCCCCAGCGCGATGA
- a CDS encoding phosphoenolpyruvate hydrolase family protein translates to MIVPRTSRHEILQKLRAKVARRLPIHIASAGSGLVARLLESAGVDCINTFSGARLRANGMGTMSMLWPILDSNRQTLDYTREDVMPAIKGDAFICACLNANDPLKDMRMVLDDCLRMGVHSVSNIGPSISYVDKGSEIRKVLTSAGITMQNEIDLLKLGREMDMVTIGLAFDEEDSMQLVEEAQPDIFCFHAGTTKGGLRGYDSGETIEETARRTEEANQKLRRLKPDIILVAHGAAMETPADAQYILDHTSCEGFWTGSSTERLPIEKAVSAAAREFQALRFSDNR, encoded by the coding sequence GTGATCGTCCCGCGTACGTCCCGTCACGAGATCCTGCAGAAGCTGCGCGCCAAGGTGGCGCGGCGCCTGCCCATCCACATCGCGAGCGCCGGCAGCGGCCTCGTGGCCCGACTGCTCGAATCGGCAGGCGTCGACTGCATCAACACCTTCTCCGGCGCGCGCCTGCGCGCCAACGGGATGGGAACGATGTCGATGTTGTGGCCGATCCTGGATTCGAACAGACAGACGCTCGACTACACGCGCGAGGACGTCATGCCCGCCATCAAGGGTGATGCCTTCATCTGCGCGTGCCTCAACGCCAACGATCCGCTCAAGGACATGCGCATGGTGCTCGACGACTGCCTGCGCATGGGCGTGCACTCGGTGTCCAACATCGGCCCGTCGATTTCGTACGTCGACAAGGGCAGCGAGATCCGCAAGGTGCTGACGAGCGCCGGCATCACGATGCAGAACGAGATCGATCTGCTGAAGCTCGGACGCGAGATGGACATGGTCACGATCGGCCTGGCCTTCGACGAGGAAGACTCGATGCAGCTCGTGGAAGAGGCGCAGCCCGACATCTTCTGCTTCCACGCGGGCACCACCAAGGGAGGGCTGCGCGGATACGACTCGGGCGAGACGATCGAGGAGACGGCGCGGCGCACGGAGGAGGCCAACCAGAAGCTGCGCCGGCTCAAGCCTGACATCATCCTCGTGGCGCACGGCGCCGCGATGGAGACGCCGGCCGACGCGCAGTACATCCTCGATCACACGTCGTGCGAGGGCTTCTGGACGGGGTCCTCAACCGAGCGCCTGCCGATCGAGAAAGCCGTGTCCGCCGCCGCGCGTGAGTTCCAGGCCCTGCGGTTCAGCGACAACAGGTAA
- a CDS encoding Tm-1-like ATP-binding domain-containing protein, with amino-acid sequence MAKKVIAVLATLDTKGQEAAFLREQLEALGSGALLVDIGVMDAPATRADVTRSQVARAGGASLKALQAGKSRETSQPVMAAGATRILLKRLQAGEVHGVIGLGGLQGTAACTAVMRALPYGVPKVMVSTVASGDTSSYVGISDITMMFSVGDIIGLNTFMRKVLANAAGAAHGMAQVGVSLRTRARGGKPLIGISNLGVLTRGTLHALERFRARGYEAIVFHAVGTGGRAMELMMKQGIIGAVFDYAMGEISDELFHALRAGGQERLTVAGALGLPQVLVPGGSEHLGILVSTPHQLPERWKDHRHVWHNEVVLAPRLNAKELRTVAREVGRRLQHTRGNAVLMIPTLGTGSYAMPGGPLNDPKGDAAYFAALKKAMPSTIEIVERPLHAEDPMFVDEAVDRLIALVERQQAGRRRPVARASRKTKRT; translated from the coding sequence ATGGCGAAGAAGGTGATTGCCGTCCTGGCGACGCTCGACACGAAGGGACAGGAAGCCGCGTTCCTGCGTGAGCAACTCGAAGCACTGGGCAGCGGCGCGCTGCTCGTGGACATCGGCGTGATGGATGCGCCGGCCACGCGCGCAGACGTCACGCGCAGCCAGGTGGCGCGCGCGGGCGGGGCGTCGTTGAAGGCACTCCAGGCGGGCAAGTCGCGGGAGACGTCGCAACCCGTGATGGCGGCCGGAGCCACGCGGATCCTCCTGAAGCGCCTGCAGGCCGGCGAGGTCCACGGCGTCATCGGTCTGGGCGGCCTGCAGGGCACCGCGGCGTGTACCGCCGTGATGCGCGCCCTGCCGTACGGCGTCCCGAAGGTGATGGTCTCGACTGTCGCCTCGGGCGACACCTCGTCGTACGTCGGCATCTCCGACATCACGATGATGTTCTCGGTGGGCGACATCATCGGCCTGAACACCTTCATGCGGAAGGTGCTCGCCAACGCGGCCGGCGCGGCGCACGGGATGGCGCAGGTCGGCGTGTCGTTGCGCACGCGTGCACGCGGCGGCAAGCCGCTCATCGGCATCTCGAACCTCGGCGTGCTGACGCGCGGCACGCTCCATGCGCTCGAACGCTTTCGCGCACGCGGATACGAGGCCATCGTGTTCCACGCCGTGGGCACCGGCGGTCGCGCGATGGAGCTGATGATGAAGCAGGGCATCATCGGTGCCGTCTTCGATTACGCGATGGGCGAGATCAGCGACGAGTTGTTCCACGCGCTGCGCGCCGGTGGACAGGAGCGATTGACGGTGGCCGGCGCGCTCGGCCTCCCGCAGGTGCTCGTGCCTGGTGGTTCCGAGCACCTGGGCATCCTCGTGTCGACGCCGCATCAGTTGCCGGAACGCTGGAAGGACCATCGCCACGTGTGGCACAACGAGGTCGTACTCGCGCCTCGGCTGAATGCGAAGGAGCTTCGCACAGTGGCACGCGAGGTCGGCAGGCGCCTGCAGCACACGCGCGGCAACGCCGTGTTGATGATCCCCACGCTCGGCACCGGAAGCTACGCCATGCCCGGCGGTCCGCTCAACGACCCGAAGGGCGACGCCGCGTATTTCGCCGCGCTGAAGAAGGCCATGCCGTCGACGATCGAGATCGTCGAGCGTCCGCTGCACGCGGAGGATCCGATGTTCGTCGACGAGGCGGTGGATCGGCTGATTGCGCTCGTGGAACGGCAGCAGGCTGGCCGCCGTCGTCCCGTCGCGCGCGCATCGCGTAAGACGAAGCGCACATGA
- a CDS encoding alpha/beta hydrolase, with translation MITGALPFEIRNAERERLDHAFVGDAGQAPDLVVVIGHGVTSHWDRPWQTDLAAALAQAGIASLLVSFSGNGVSEGAFEASCPSKESGDLGSVLDALEAWGVRRFVYAGHSMGGAVGVLRASADARIEWLVSLAGMFHVHAFMERTFGHLVPGEGLMLDKPDCVWNSTLAADARRLGSLTSQAAAIHIPWLLVHGDADELVPLQDAIDARAAAGGRPDLVVLPGVDHRFTGAIPAMAGAVVSWLGAATRKE, from the coding sequence ATGATCACCGGAGCGCTGCCGTTCGAGATCCGCAATGCGGAGCGAGAGCGGCTCGATCACGCCTTCGTGGGCGACGCGGGTCAGGCACCCGATCTCGTCGTGGTCATCGGCCACGGCGTGACGTCGCACTGGGACCGCCCGTGGCAGACCGATCTGGCTGCCGCGCTGGCGCAGGCCGGCATCGCATCGCTGCTGGTGTCCTTCTCCGGCAACGGCGTGTCCGAGGGGGCGTTCGAGGCGAGCTGTCCCAGCAAGGAGTCAGGCGATCTGGGCAGCGTGCTCGACGCCCTCGAGGCGTGGGGCGTGCGACGGTTCGTCTATGCGGGCCACAGCATGGGCGGTGCCGTCGGCGTGCTCCGCGCGTCGGCAGACGCACGCATCGAGTGGCTGGTGTCGCTCGCGGGCATGTTTCACGTGCACGCCTTCATGGAACGCACGTTCGGCCACCTTGTGCCCGGCGAAGGACTGATGCTCGACAAGCCTGACTGCGTGTGGAACTCGACGCTCGCCGCCGACGCGCGTCGTCTCGGGTCTCTCACGTCGCAGGCAGCGGCGATCCACATCCCGTGGCTGCTGGTGCACGGCGATGCCGACGAACTCGTGCCGCTGCAGGATGCGATCGATGCACGAGCGGCGGCGGGCGGACGGCCCGATCTCGTCGTGCTGCCGGGTGTGGACCACAGGTTCACCGGCGCGATTCCCGCGATGGCGGGCGCCGTCGTGTCGTGGCTCGGAGCGGCCACTCGGAAGGAGTAG
- a CDS encoding Gfo/Idh/MocA family oxidoreductase, with the protein MRRRDFLRSTVVAGASAGLGVSTRAAGASRVASVAPSDRLRVGFIGTGARAQELIEACNATGSIDVVSLCDAYTGRAERAKARTGGTATIVGDYRTILDDKGVDAVFIATPDHWHKAMAVAALGAGKDVYIEKPLTYAVAEGPEIIAAVDRHAGILQVGSQDISTPRLHKARDIVRSGRLGQITLVRAAFNRNTAGGAWLYPIPPDASERTIDWPRFLGPAPARAFSPERFFRWRCYWDYSGGLATDLFVHLVTDIHFIMDVEHPSQIVASGATHRWKGTHEVPDTIDAILTYPEGFTVTLSCTLNSTGGEEGVHIYGTEGALHIVGDGLRVAPEHARNSNGWVVSAWPEALERAYYADPANRADERPSSLPEQVLPAEERWTTRGEDPSVAHVRAFVAAVKSRTQPVEDARFGHRAAACAHLINRAIRETAVMKWDA; encoded by the coding sequence GTGCGCAGACGGGATTTCCTCAGGTCCACGGTCGTCGCGGGGGCCTCGGCCGGCCTCGGCGTGTCCACGCGTGCGGCAGGCGCCTCTCGCGTCGCGTCCGTCGCGCCGTCCGATCGCCTGCGGGTCGGCTTCATCGGCACCGGCGCGCGCGCGCAGGAGTTGATCGAGGCGTGCAACGCCACTGGCAGCATCGACGTCGTGTCACTCTGCGATGCCTACACAGGCCGGGCCGAACGCGCGAAGGCTCGCACGGGCGGGACGGCCACAATCGTCGGCGACTACCGGACGATCCTCGACGACAAGGGTGTGGACGCCGTCTTCATCGCCACTCCGGACCACTGGCACAAGGCGATGGCGGTGGCCGCGCTCGGCGCGGGCAAGGACGTCTACATCGAGAAGCCGCTGACGTACGCGGTGGCCGAGGGCCCCGAGATCATCGCCGCCGTGGACCGGCATGCGGGCATCCTTCAGGTCGGCAGTCAGGACATCAGCACGCCGCGGCTCCACAAGGCGCGCGACATCGTGCGGAGCGGACGCCTGGGGCAGATCACGCTGGTGCGCGCGGCGTTCAACCGCAACACCGCCGGCGGCGCCTGGCTCTATCCGATTCCACCCGACGCCAGTGAACGGACGATCGACTGGCCGCGCTTCCTCGGGCCGGCGCCCGCGCGAGCGTTCAGCCCAGAGCGCTTCTTCCGCTGGCGCTGCTACTGGGACTATTCGGGCGGCCTCGCGACGGATCTCTTCGTCCACCTCGTCACGGACATCCACTTCATCATGGACGTGGAGCATCCGTCGCAGATCGTGGCCTCGGGCGCCACGCACCGATGGAAGGGCACGCACGAAGTGCCCGACACGATCGACGCCATCCTCACCTATCCGGAGGGTTTCACCGTCACCCTGAGCTGCACGCTCAACAGCACGGGCGGCGAAGAAGGCGTGCACATCTACGGCACCGAGGGGGCGCTCCACATCGTGGGCGATGGGCTGCGCGTGGCGCCGGAGCACGCGCGCAACTCGAACGGGTGGGTGGTGAGCGCCTGGCCGGAGGCCCTGGAACGCGCGTACTACGCCGATCCGGCGAACCGGGCCGACGAGCGCCCCTCGTCGCTGCCCGAGCAGGTGTTGCCGGCCGAGGAGCGATGGACCACCCGCGGCGAGGACCCGAGTGTCGCGCACGTCCGCGCGTTCGTCGCCGCCGTGAAGTCGCGAACCCAGCCCGTGGAGGACGCACGGTTCGGCCATCGCGCAGCGGCGTGTGCACACCTCATCAACCGGGCGATACGCGAGACCGCCGTCATGAAGTGGGACGCATGA
- a CDS encoding DUF1080 domain-containing protein yields the protein MMRRASVLAAAVLCLGAAPQDETFTPLFDGTTLNGWVNINCAADTFTVRDGMIASTGAPICEIRTERMYENFVLELEYMHQQPRGNAGVFVWADALPARGQPFLRAIEVQILDGRNSETYTSHGDVFAIHGAVLTPDRPHPRGSMRSLPSEHRAKGVGEWNHYRITANNGTLKLAVNGKEVSGGYDISPRKGYIALESEGAPTLFRNIRIRELPSSGALDPKHVSTAYDGHKARYDGASLDGWLLPADRAVTWKATDWTMTHESEPSGRPMPLLSADSYGDVEIVTDWRWVDEAEPVAGETPTALRDVLPSGARAVVVAQAGPGVQPAGKWNRVVQRIVGSRLTMTVNGTTVIDNAVQEGLPARGRLALVPVGRRVEFANVFVKPLP from the coding sequence ATGATGCGACGCGCCTCCGTGCTGGCTGCCGCGGTGCTGTGCCTCGGCGCAGCCCCGCAGGACGAGACGTTCACGCCCCTGTTCGACGGCACCACGTTGAACGGGTGGGTCAACATCAACTGCGCTGCCGACACGTTCACCGTGCGCGACGGCATGATCGCGTCGACGGGCGCGCCGATCTGCGAGATTCGCACCGAGCGCATGTACGAGAACTTCGTGCTCGAGCTCGAGTACATGCACCAGCAGCCGCGCGGCAACGCCGGCGTCTTCGTCTGGGCCGACGCGCTGCCGGCGCGCGGCCAGCCGTTCCTGCGCGCCATCGAGGTGCAGATCCTCGACGGCCGCAACTCCGAGACGTACACGAGCCACGGCGACGTCTTCGCGATCCACGGCGCCGTGCTCACGCCGGACCGCCCGCACCCGCGCGGGTCGATGCGCAGCCTCCCGAGCGAGCATCGCGCGAAGGGTGTCGGCGAGTGGAACCACTACCGGATCACCGCCAACAACGGCACGCTCAAGCTCGCCGTCAACGGCAAGGAAGTGTCGGGCGGATACGACATCTCGCCGCGCAAGGGATACATCGCGCTGGAGTCGGAGGGAGCGCCGACGCTCTTCCGCAACATCAGGATTCGAGAACTGCCCTCGTCTGGCGCGCTCGACCCGAAGCACGTCTCCACCGCGTACGACGGACACAAGGCGCGGTACGACGGCGCGAGCCTCGATGGCTGGCTGCTGCCCGCCGACAGGGCCGTGACGTGGAAGGCCACAGACTGGACGATGACGCACGAGAGCGAGCCTTCCGGCCGGCCGATGCCGTTGCTGTCGGCAGACAGCTACGGCGACGTGGAAATCGTCACGGACTGGCGGTGGGTCGACGAGGCGGAGCCTGTCGCGGGTGAGACACCGACAGCCCTGCGTGATGTCCTGCCGTCCGGCGCGCGGGCGGTGGTCGTCGCTCAGGCCGGACCCGGCGTGCAACCTGCCGGCAAGTGGAACCGCGTCGTGCAGCGCATCGTCGGCAGTCGCCTCACGATGACGGTCAACGGCACGACGGTGATCGACAACGCGGTGCAGGAGGGGCTGCCCGCGCGCGGACGGCTGGCGCTCGTGCCTGTCGGGCGGCGCGTGGAGTTCGCCAACGTCTTCGTGAAGCCGTTGCCCTGA